In Mixta intestinalis, the following are encoded in one genomic region:
- the acnB gene encoding bifunctional aconitate hydratase 2/2-methylisocitrate dehydratase, producing the protein MLDEYRKHVAERAAQGIVAKPLDASQMAALVELLKNPPVGEEEFLSDLLINRVPPGVDEAAYVKAGFLAAVAKGETTSPLVTPEKAIELLGTMQGGYNIHPLIEALDDEKLAPIAAKALSNTLLMFDNFYDVEEKAKAGNPHAQQVMQSWANAEWYLNRPKLAEKITVTVFKVTGETNTDDLSPAPDAWSRPDIPLHALAMLKNAREGIVPDEPGVVGPIKQIEALQAKGYPLAYVGDVVGTGSSRKSATNSVLWFMGDDIPYVPNKKGGGVVLGGKIAPIFFNTMEDAGALPIEVDVNNLNMGDVIDIYPYKGEVRNHETGELLASFELKTDVLLDEVRAGGRIPLIIGRGLTTKAREALGLPHSDVFRQAKDVAQSTRGFSLAQKMVGRACGVDGIRPGQYCEPKMTSVGSQDTTGPMTRDELKDLACLGFSADLVMQSFCHTAAYPKPVDVQTHHTLPDFIMNRGGVSLRPGDGIIHSWLNRMLLPDTVGTGGDSHTRFPIGISFPAGSGLVAFAAATGVMPLDMPESVLVRFKGKMQPGITLRDLVHAIPLYAIKQGLLTVEKKGKKNIFSGRILEIEGLPDLKVEQAFELSDASAERSAAGCTIKLDKAPIIEYLNSNIVLLKWMIAEGYGDRRTLERRIQGMEKWLADPQLLEGDADAEYAAVIEIDLAEINEPILCAPNDPDDARLLSEVQNEKIDEVFIGSCMTNIGHFRAAGKLLDSHKGQLPTRLWVAPPTKMDAAQLTEEGYYSVFGKSGARIEIPGCSLCMGNQARVADGATVVSTSTRNFPNRLGTGANVYLASAELAAVASLLGRLPTPDEYQQFMAQVDKTAVDTYRYLNFNQLNQYTDKAKEVIFQTAV; encoded by the coding sequence GTGCTAGATGAATACCGTAAGCACGTTGCCGAGCGTGCAGCCCAGGGGATCGTTGCTAAACCTTTAGATGCATCCCAAATGGCCGCGCTGGTTGAACTGCTGAAGAACCCTCCTGTGGGTGAAGAAGAATTCCTGTCCGATCTGTTAATTAACCGCGTGCCGCCAGGCGTTGATGAAGCGGCTTATGTCAAAGCCGGTTTCCTGGCTGCTGTCGCCAAAGGCGAAACGACCTCCCCTCTGGTAACTCCTGAAAAAGCGATCGAACTGCTCGGTACTATGCAGGGCGGTTATAACATCCATCCGCTGATTGAAGCGCTGGATGACGAAAAGCTGGCCCCCATTGCTGCCAAAGCGCTGTCCAATACGCTGCTGATGTTCGATAACTTCTACGACGTGGAAGAGAAAGCCAAAGCGGGCAATCCCCATGCGCAGCAGGTAATGCAGTCGTGGGCGAACGCCGAATGGTATCTGAATCGCCCGAAACTGGCAGAAAAGATTACCGTTACGGTGTTCAAAGTGACCGGCGAAACTAACACCGACGATCTCTCTCCGGCACCGGATGCGTGGTCGCGCCCTGATATTCCGCTGCATGCGCTGGCGATGCTGAAAAACGCCCGTGAAGGCATTGTCCCGGACGAGCCGGGTGTCGTTGGTCCGATCAAACAGATCGAAGCGCTACAGGCGAAAGGCTATCCGCTGGCCTATGTCGGTGACGTTGTCGGTACCGGCTCTTCCCGTAAATCCGCTACCAACTCGGTGCTGTGGTTTATGGGTGACGATATCCCTTACGTGCCGAATAAAAAAGGCGGCGGCGTAGTGCTGGGCGGCAAAATCGCGCCAATTTTCTTCAACACCATGGAAGATGCGGGCGCGCTGCCGATCGAAGTGGATGTAAACAACCTGAATATGGGCGATGTGATTGATATCTACCCGTACAAAGGTGAAGTTCGCAATCATGAAACCGGCGAGCTGCTGGCCAGCTTTGAGCTGAAAACCGATGTGCTACTGGATGAAGTTCGTGCCGGTGGCCGTATCCCGCTGATTATCGGTCGCGGCCTGACCACCAAAGCGCGTGAGGCGCTGGGTCTGCCGCACAGCGATGTATTCCGTCAGGCGAAAGATGTGGCGCAGAGCACGCGTGGCTTCTCGCTGGCGCAGAAAATGGTGGGCCGCGCCTGTGGCGTGGATGGTATTCGTCCGGGCCAGTATTGTGAACCGAAAATGACCTCGGTCGGCTCGCAGGATACCACCGGCCCGATGACGCGTGATGAGCTGAAAGACCTGGCCTGCCTCGGCTTCTCCGCCGATCTGGTGATGCAGTCGTTCTGCCATACCGCCGCCTATCCGAAGCCGGTTGACGTGCAAACCCATCACACGCTGCCTGACTTTATTATGAACCGCGGTGGCGTTTCGCTGCGTCCGGGCGACGGCATCATCCACAGCTGGCTGAACCGTATGCTGCTGCCGGATACCGTTGGTACAGGCGGCGACTCCCATACCCGTTTCCCGATCGGTATTTCGTTCCCGGCGGGTTCCGGCCTGGTCGCCTTTGCTGCCGCTACCGGCGTAATGCCGCTGGATATGCCGGAATCGGTGCTGGTGCGCTTTAAAGGTAAAATGCAGCCGGGCATCACCCTGCGCGATCTGGTACATGCGATCCCGCTTTACGCTATCAAACAGGGCCTGCTGACCGTCGAGAAGAAAGGGAAGAAAAACATCTTCTCTGGCCGCATTCTGGAGATTGAAGGTCTGCCCGATCTGAAAGTAGAGCAGGCGTTTGAACTTTCCGATGCCTCTGCTGAGCGTTCCGCTGCCGGTTGTACCATCAAGCTGGATAAAGCGCCGATTATTGAGTACCTCAACTCTAATATCGTGCTGCTGAAATGGATGATCGCGGAAGGCTACGGCGATCGCCGTACGCTGGAACGCCGTATTCAGGGCATGGAAAAATGGCTCGCCGATCCGCAGCTGCTGGAAGGCGATGCCGATGCGGAATACGCTGCGGTGATCGAAATCGATCTGGCTGAGATCAACGAGCCGATCCTGTGTGCGCCAAATGACCCGGACGATGCGCGTCTGCTCTCTGAGGTACAGAACGAGAAGATTGATGAAGTCTTTATCGGTTCCTGTATGACTAATATCGGTCACTTCCGTGCGGCGGGCAAACTGCTGGACAGCCATAAAGGCCAGCTGCCGACGCGTCTGTGGGTAGCGCCGCCAACCAAAATGGATGCGGCGCAGCTGACCGAAGAGGGTTACTACAGCGTGTTCGGTAAGAGCGGGGCGCGTATTGAGATCCCTGGCTGCTCGCTTTGCATGGGTAACCAGGCGCGTGTCGCCGATGGCGCGACCGTGGTTTCGACCTCAACGCGTAACTTCCCGAACCGCCTCGGTACTGGTGCGAACGTCTACCTGGCTTCAGCAGAGCTGGCGGCAGTAGCATCGCTGCTGGGGCGTCTGCCGACGCCAGATGAGTATCAGCAGTTTATGGCGCAGGTGGATAAGACCGCGGTGGATACCTATCGCTATCTGAACTTCAACCAGCTGAACCAATACACGGATAAAGCGAAAGAGGTGATTTTCCAGACGGCGGTGTAA
- a CDS encoding S6 family peptidase — protein sequence MKYLLRRLCWGSALVSLTVNAAIFRHDIDTQDYRDFGENLGKYRPGAQFTPVYRKDNTLSGYLDFPMPDMGMVNSTGYATLISPSYIVGVRHNGGYKNSTWGNNAKYATTYTLINRNNDPAIDFHVPRLNKVVTDAAPTPYIGYSELSKEKNMSRFPWVVRVGAGKHGTINDDGSELLSLSAAYKWKAGGTISSDGMKINSMLRWAFWSPDSAFSSPLSLGTQGGDSGSPIFAYDSLDKQWKLVGVHVGTDGKGLYGRGFSAAMIKDSWINSVIAANSAPDVKDNVQHGDIHWNSSAITQGNSQWQWHGLEESYASRAPSAASNEALDATKDLRFDGDGGTIVLDRAINMGAGKLQFSADYQLRSAAGEDATWVGGGVEVDKDRTVLWQVNGLKGDALHKIGAGTLHINASGMNAGSLNVGDGTVILDQQADNAGNKQAFSTITLVSGRATVVLNSADQIGSDNIRFGYRGGTLDLNGNALSFSEIKHNDDGARIVNHNTSQAAQLTLTGRQQTFLGQLGEKESSGQLNLHYRPGKTSDSLTLAGGAILNDLTISQGTLQLSGQQVLHAGKIYYSDDWDDKAYNAGSLSVASGTALTVGEHGHLDTSATLERDATLKLYGHASLAGNIELTDESSELHADIAQRTSTQGALTSRIDATVNGKGWLKKTGDGLLILNGNINTEGGVALDAGELEVNGRMQSTLWMADRTQLSGSGQLGSLMMGKDAFLQPGKSDKPDEWSTLRIGQLTAGLNNNLLLDSAFSANATDRLLINGDLQTERDNPVLVSVNAKAAWTDSDSNADGIAGNREGVSVVQVSGKASADSVKLAGGYVARGAWAWGLYAFAPGKASGDERLVEGTGNQFWDYRLQNIMLAENDNHTPSPEQVTPQPEENHPPVPPSSGADNQPGNNPPARPQPDNTRPSTGSKPQMRPAVIPQVPAYISMPTAFLRYAENIQSLMSSSVAASASGFFLSGYKGNDDYHSPGSFSNYGYDFDSRYHGWLMGGRWQIIDDSQQSATFSLGVAKGQLKLTPRARDGSSQGQFDTLSLNGLLSWENEKGFNLSLPLGYHRYHGSVSTTLRGKVASPRANGWHLGLEAGKTWLAGSHQLTPLAGIRYQRLSLDTFTDNDDALVSWKMHSMPQFFTGMKYQYQLDFAQYGQLRLGSDLRLIHRPGHANETIISDGVQPAVFASGQGGDSLQISTDIGLRLKENLEVTSKLQHQRRLSKEGMEDWGIIGGVNVTF from the coding sequence ATGAAGTATCTTTTACGCCGCCTCTGTTGGGGCAGCGCGCTTGTTTCGCTTACGGTTAATGCCGCTATTTTTCGCCATGATATTGATACGCAGGATTACCGCGATTTTGGAGAGAATTTAGGGAAATATCGCCCCGGAGCCCAGTTCACCCCGGTATACCGTAAAGATAATACGCTGTCAGGCTATCTCGATTTTCCTATGCCCGATATGGGTATGGTAAACAGCACCGGTTACGCCACGCTTATCTCCCCTTCTTATATTGTGGGCGTCAGGCATAACGGCGGATATAAAAATTCAACATGGGGCAATAACGCCAAATACGCTACCACCTATACGCTGATTAATCGCAATAACGATCCCGCTATCGATTTTCACGTTCCGCGCCTGAATAAGGTGGTTACCGATGCAGCACCGACTCCTTACATTGGCTACAGCGAACTCTCTAAAGAGAAAAATATGTCTCGCTTTCCGTGGGTGGTACGCGTGGGTGCGGGCAAGCACGGAACGATTAACGACGATGGCAGCGAGTTACTATCGTTGTCTGCCGCCTATAAATGGAAAGCGGGCGGCACCATTTCCTCCGATGGAATGAAAATTAACTCGATGCTGCGCTGGGCGTTCTGGTCGCCAGACAGCGCCTTTAGCAGCCCGCTTTCTCTTGGTACTCAGGGCGGCGACAGCGGCAGCCCGATATTTGCCTATGATAGCCTGGATAAGCAGTGGAAACTGGTTGGGGTACACGTAGGAACCGACGGTAAAGGTTTGTACGGACGCGGTTTCTCCGCCGCGATGATTAAAGATTCATGGATTAACAGCGTCATCGCCGCCAACAGCGCTCCTGACGTAAAGGATAACGTCCAGCACGGGGATATTCACTGGAACAGCAGCGCCATTACGCAGGGAAACAGCCAGTGGCAGTGGCACGGCCTTGAGGAAAGCTACGCCAGCCGCGCCCCTTCAGCAGCCAGCAACGAGGCGCTGGATGCCACAAAAGATCTGCGTTTTGACGGCGACGGCGGCACCATTGTGCTCGATCGCGCTATTAATATGGGCGCGGGCAAGCTCCAGTTCTCCGCTGATTATCAACTGCGCAGCGCTGCCGGAGAAGATGCCACCTGGGTTGGCGGCGGCGTGGAAGTGGATAAGGATCGCACCGTGCTCTGGCAGGTTAACGGCCTGAAAGGTGATGCCCTGCATAAGATTGGCGCAGGCACGCTGCATATCAACGCCAGCGGGATGAATGCCGGTTCATTAAACGTTGGCGACGGCACCGTCATCCTCGATCAGCAGGCAGATAACGCGGGTAATAAGCAGGCGTTTTCCACCATCACGCTGGTCAGCGGGCGCGCTACGGTAGTGCTAAACAGCGCCGATCAGATCGGTAGTGATAATATTCGCTTCGGCTATCGCGGCGGCACGCTCGATCTCAACGGCAATGCGCTGAGCTTCAGCGAGATCAAACATAACGATGATGGCGCTCGTATCGTTAACCATAACACCAGCCAGGCGGCGCAGCTGACGCTAACCGGACGCCAGCAAACTTTCCTGGGTCAGCTGGGAGAAAAAGAGAGCAGCGGTCAGCTCAACCTGCATTATCGACCGGGCAAAACCAGCGATAGCCTGACGCTGGCTGGCGGCGCAATATTAAACGATCTCACCATCAGCCAGGGCACGCTACAGCTTAGCGGTCAGCAGGTTTTGCATGCCGGTAAGATTTACTACAGCGACGACTGGGATGATAAAGCGTACAACGCTGGCTCGCTGTCGGTGGCGTCTGGCACGGCGTTAACGGTAGGAGAACATGGACATCTGGATACCTCCGCCACGCTGGAGCGTGACGCCACGCTAAAACTTTACGGTCACGCTTCACTGGCAGGTAATATCGAACTGACTGACGAAAGCAGTGAACTGCATGCCGATATTGCCCAGCGCACCAGCACGCAGGGCGCGTTGACTTCGCGTATTGATGCCACGGTTAACGGCAAAGGGTGGCTGAAAAAAACCGGCGATGGCCTGCTTATCCTTAACGGCAATATCAACACCGAGGGCGGCGTCGCGCTGGACGCTGGCGAACTGGAAGTGAACGGACGGATGCAATCTACACTGTGGATGGCCGACCGCACACAGCTTTCCGGCAGCGGGCAACTGGGCTCGCTGATGATGGGCAAAGATGCATTTTTGCAGCCGGGCAAAAGCGATAAGCCTGACGAGTGGTCTACGCTGCGTATCGGGCAGCTTACCGCTGGCCTCAATAACAACCTGCTGCTCGATTCCGCTTTCAGCGCCAATGCTACCGACCGCCTGCTAATTAACGGCGATTTACAGACTGAGCGGGATAATCCTGTGCTGGTCAGCGTTAACGCCAAAGCAGCCTGGACCGACAGCGACAGCAATGCTGACGGTATTGCCGGTAATCGGGAAGGTGTATCGGTGGTTCAGGTGAGCGGTAAAGCCAGCGCCGACAGCGTTAAGCTGGCCGGAGGTTATGTCGCACGCGGCGCATGGGCCTGGGGCCTCTACGCCTTCGCGCCTGGGAAAGCGAGCGGCGATGAAAGGCTGGTCGAAGGAACGGGCAACCAGTTCTGGGATTATCGCCTGCAAAATATCATGCTGGCAGAGAACGACAATCACACGCCATCACCAGAGCAAGTGACGCCGCAGCCGGAAGAGAATCATCCACCGGTGCCGCCCTCTTCCGGAGCGGATAATCAACCTGGCAATAACCCACCTGCCCGGCCTCAGCCGGATAACACCCGCCCTTCTACAGGCAGTAAACCGCAGATGCGTCCGGCAGTGATCCCTCAGGTACCCGCTTATATCTCCATGCCTACCGCTTTTCTGCGCTATGCCGAAAATATTCAGAGCCTGATGTCATCCAGCGTGGCGGCAAGCGCCTCCGGCTTCTTTCTTTCCGGTTATAAGGGCAACGATGATTACCATTCGCCGGGCAGCTTCAGCAACTACGGTTATGATTTTGACAGCCGCTACCACGGCTGGCTGATGGGTGGGCGCTGGCAGATTATCGACGATTCACAGCAAAGCGCCACCTTTAGCCTGGGCGTGGCGAAAGGCCAGCTGAAGCTAACGCCACGTGCACGTGACGGCAGCAGCCAGGGGCAATTTGATACCCTGTCGCTGAACGGCCTGCTCAGCTGGGAAAATGAAAAAGGATTCAACCTGTCGCTGCCGCTTGGCTACCACCGCTATCATGGCTCAGTCTCCACCACGTTACGCGGTAAGGTTGCCTCACCCAGAGCTAACGGCTGGCACCTTGGCCTGGAAGCAGGAAAAACCTGGCTGGCGGGTTCACATCAGCTAACGCCGCTGGCGGGAATACGCTATCAGCGCCTCTCGCTGGATACGTTTACCGATAACGATGACGCGTTAGTTTCATGGAAAATGCACAGCATGCCGCAATTCTTCACCGGCATGAAATATCAATACCAGCTTGATTTTGCTCAATATGGTCAGCTGCGGCTGGGCAGCGATCTGCGCCTGATCCATCGTCCCGGTCATGCCAATGAAACCATTATCAGCGATGGCGTACAGCCTGCGGTCTTCGCCTCCGGTCAGGGCGGCGACAGCCTGCAAATCAGCACCGATATCGGCCTGCGTCTGAAAGAAAATCTGGAGGTCACCAGCAAGCTTCAGCATCAGCGCCGCCTGAGCAAAGAAGGCATGGAAGACTGGGGCATTATCGGTGGAGTAAACGTCACCTTCTGA
- the yacL gene encoding protein YacL: MEYEFLRDVTGQVKVRMSMGHEAVGHWFNEEVKGNIALLDEVEAAAQSVKGSEREWQHQGHEYTLSLNGEEVMIRANQLEFDNDELEEGMSYYDEESLSFCGMEDFLAVIAAWRAFMQGR; the protein is encoded by the coding sequence ATGGAATACGAATTTTTACGTGACGTTACCGGCCAGGTGAAGGTACGTATGAGTATGGGCCATGAGGCGGTCGGTCACTGGTTTAACGAAGAAGTTAAAGGCAACATAGCGCTGCTGGATGAGGTTGAAGCCGCTGCGCAGAGCGTTAAGGGTAGCGAACGTGAGTGGCAGCATCAGGGACATGAATACACGCTTTCACTGAATGGCGAGGAGGTGATGATTCGCGCTAATCAGCTAGAGTTTGATAATGATGAGCTGGAAGAAGGGATGAGCTATTACGATGAAGAAAGCCTCTCTTTCTGCGGTATGGAAGATTTTCTGGCGGTGATTGCCGCCTGGCGTGCCTTTATGCAGGGACGCTAA
- a CDS encoding SDR family NAD(P)-dependent oxidoreductase has product MKRHALVTGASSGIGRAIVERLLREGWQVTGLSRTASGEAHPALRNIAIDLYDEAALAALLPTLPAPDAFIHAAGIMQAAELGALDSNISKRLWHLHVRVAEFIANGLIDRLPGNGRIVLIGSRTSRGAAGRSQYVATKAAITGMARSWAAELAPRGVTVNVVAPGATETPMLKQPGRASSPPQRPPIGRYIQPDEVAALVSFLLSHAAAAITGQEIVICGGASLS; this is encoded by the coding sequence ATGAAGCGTCATGCGCTGGTAACCGGTGCCAGCTCCGGCATCGGTCGCGCCATCGTTGAACGGCTGCTGCGCGAAGGCTGGCAGGTGACCGGACTGAGCCGCACGGCCAGCGGCGAGGCGCATCCCGCGCTGCGTAATATCGCTATCGATCTGTATGACGAGGCGGCCCTGGCCGCGCTGCTGCCCACTTTGCCTGCGCCCGATGCGTTTATTCACGCCGCCGGAATAATGCAGGCGGCAGAGCTGGGCGCGCTGGACAGCAACATCAGCAAACGGCTGTGGCATCTGCATGTACGGGTGGCGGAGTTCATTGCTAACGGTTTGATCGATCGACTCCCCGGCAACGGGCGCATCGTGCTTATCGGTAGTCGCACCTCACGCGGCGCGGCGGGACGCAGCCAGTATGTCGCGACCAAAGCGGCGATAACAGGAATGGCGCGCAGCTGGGCAGCAGAGCTGGCTCCGCGCGGCGTGACCGTTAACGTTGTGGCTCCTGGCGCGACGGAAACGCCGATGCTGAAACAGCCGGGACGGGCCAGTTCGCCACCGCAGCGCCCTCCGATCGGACGCTATATCCAGCCTGACGAAGTGGCGGCGCTGGTAAGTTTTCTGCTCTCCCACGCCGCCGCCGCGATTACCGGCCAGGAGATCGTCATTTGCGGCGGTGCCTCACTAAGCTAG
- a CDS encoding YhcH/YjgK/YiaL family protein, which yields MITGNLNALALATLPDVLHDLLARPECSLAALQAAPDGRLQPEGASWFCNIGDSETSPAAQRHTEYHRRWLDIQVVLAGEEIIRYDVADVSAAPAEERKPDLFILTQPTLRQQLHLQPGDFAVFAPGEAHQALCAVDKPARVRKAVFKVPVEMLRRAS from the coding sequence ATGATTACAGGCAACCTGAACGCGCTGGCGCTGGCAACGCTGCCTGATGTGCTGCACGATCTGCTGGCGCGTCCGGAATGTTCACTGGCGGCGCTCCAGGCAGCACCGGACGGACGGCTACAGCCGGAAGGTGCCAGCTGGTTCTGCAATATCGGCGACAGTGAAACCTCGCCCGCTGCCCAGCGGCATACAGAATATCACCGGCGCTGGCTGGATATTCAGGTGGTGCTGGCGGGAGAAGAGATTATTCGCTACGACGTTGCTGATGTCAGCGCAGCACCAGCGGAGGAACGCAAACCCGATCTGTTTATCCTTACACAGCCAACGCTGCGTCAGCAGCTACACCTGCAACCGGGCGACTTTGCTGTTTTCGCGCCGGGTGAGGCGCATCAGGCATTGTGTGCGGTAGATAAGCCGGCGCGGGTACGAAAAGCGGTCTTCAAAGTACCGGTTGAGATGCTACGGAGAGCGTCATGA
- a CDS encoding sialidase family protein: MTQATPTLPFDGQLTQVEGDPQRLMAMLPSACPQNHAANLLPLPNGDLLCVWFGGTQEGIADISIYCSRLNKGASRWSEARKLSDDPSRSEQNPVLFLAPDNVLWLLWTAQKSGNQDTAIVRYRQSLDMGNSWGEIGTLLDKPGTFIRQPIVVLPDGAWLLPVFYCRTQPGEKWVGNDDVSAVKISRDNGRSWQDVAVPDSVGCVHMNIVLLKDGSLLALYRSRWADHIWQSRSTDGGQSWSAPQPTELPNNNSSIQVTALANGDLALVFNAMSAEGASERRTSLYDEIEDEEEEATASVSATQPVTHTGRTAFWGAPRAPMTLAISKDGGRSWPWQRNLEEGDGYCMTNNSQQRLNRELSYPSIKQGLDGKLHIAWTWHRQAIKYTCVDESWVTG, from the coding sequence ATGACGCAAGCAACCCCTACTCTTCCTTTTGACGGTCAGCTTACTCAGGTTGAGGGCGATCCGCAGCGCCTGATGGCGATGCTGCCTTCCGCCTGTCCGCAAAACCATGCAGCAAACCTGCTGCCGTTACCAAACGGCGACCTGCTGTGCGTCTGGTTTGGCGGCACTCAGGAAGGCATCGCTGATATTTCGATCTATTGCTCACGTCTGAACAAGGGTGCCAGCCGCTGGAGCGAAGCGCGTAAGCTCTCTGACGATCCCAGCCGCTCTGAACAAAATCCGGTGCTGTTCCTCGCGCCGGATAATGTGCTGTGGCTGCTGTGGACCGCACAGAAGTCAGGCAATCAGGATACGGCGATCGTGCGCTATCGCCAGTCGCTGGATATGGGCAACAGCTGGGGCGAGATCGGCACGCTGCTCGATAAGCCCGGCACCTTTATCCGCCAGCCGATCGTGGTACTGCCGGACGGTGCCTGGCTGCTGCCGGTTTTCTACTGCCGTACACAGCCGGGCGAAAAATGGGTGGGCAACGATGATGTCAGCGCGGTGAAAATCTCACGCGATAACGGGCGTAGCTGGCAGGATGTGGCGGTTCCCGACAGTGTCGGCTGCGTTCATATGAATATCGTGCTGCTGAAGGACGGTTCGCTGCTGGCGCTCTATCGCAGCCGTTGGGCGGATCATATCTGGCAAAGCCGCTCAACCGACGGCGGTCAGAGCTGGAGCGCGCCACAACCTACCGAGCTGCCGAATAACAACTCTTCTATTCAGGTCACCGCGCTTGCCAATGGCGATCTCGCGCTGGTGTTCAACGCCATGAGCGCGGAAGGTGCCAGCGAACGTCGTACCTCGCTCTACGATGAGATTGAGGATGAGGAAGAAGAAGCAACGGCATCGGTTAGCGCCACTCAGCCGGTCACGCATACCGGACGTACCGCGTTCTGGGGCGCGCCGCGTGCGCCGATGACGCTGGCGATCTCGAAAGACGGCGGCAGAAGCTGGCCGTGGCAGCGCAATCTGGAGGAAGGTGACGGCTACTGCATGACGAATAACTCGCAGCAGCGCCTGAACCGCGAGCTCTCCTATCCCAGCATCAAGCAGGGGCTGGACGGCAAGCTGCATATTGCCTGGACCTGGCATCGTCAGGCAATTAAATACACCTGCGTTGATGAAAGCTGGGTAACGGGTTGA
- a CDS encoding sodium:solute symporter family protein, with protein MKEFTATDTLIIIGIVIAYILFTTWLTWRLRSKSAGDFMEGSRAMPAFIVGIMLMSEYIGAKSTIGTAQAAFENGFAASWSVIGAAIGFPLFGMLLVKRIYNTGKITISGAIAEKYGTSTKNIISIIMIYALLLVNVGNYVSGAAAISTVLKVNLPVAAFITAIVSTFYFAFGGMKGMAWVTLLHSAMKYFGILVILGVALHMTGGVSPMVEQMPKFYWTWDGNVGAGTIFAWLIGTIGSIFCTQFVIQAISSTKSAASAKRATWIAFIFCLPIAIAIAIIGVAAKYLHPNINSLYALPVFLQDMSPWLAGLVTTSLVASIFVSVSTVALAIASLIVKDFYVPMRNPTPEREFKMTRWLSLAIGFLPLLFVLFVPEVLKLSFFTRAIRLSISVVAMMAFYLPFFKSTRGANAGLIGACVVTSVWYLLGDPFGVNNMYIALITPAIIMGLDHLIPQKQPVEKNKRNMQNSGA; from the coding sequence ATGAAGGAATTTACTGCAACAGATACGTTAATCATTATAGGAATAGTGATTGCGTATATCTTATTTACCACCTGGTTAACCTGGCGTCTGCGCAGTAAAAGCGCCGGTGATTTCATGGAAGGTTCACGCGCTATGCCGGCGTTTATCGTCGGTATTATGCTGATGTCCGAATATATTGGTGCAAAATCAACTATCGGCACCGCACAGGCGGCATTTGAAAATGGCTTCGCCGCCTCCTGGTCGGTTATCGGCGCGGCGATCGGCTTTCCGCTATTCGGTATGCTGCTGGTGAAACGTATTTATAACACCGGCAAAATTACTATCTCCGGCGCAATTGCGGAGAAATATGGCACCTCCACCAAAAATATTATTTCCATCATTATGATTTACGCGCTGCTGTTGGTGAACGTCGGCAATTATGTCAGCGGCGCGGCGGCGATCTCCACGGTATTAAAAGTCAATCTGCCGGTAGCCGCCTTTATTACCGCTATCGTCAGTACCTTTTATTTCGCTTTTGGCGGAATGAAGGGGATGGCGTGGGTAACGCTGCTGCACAGCGCGATGAAATATTTCGGGATTCTGGTGATCCTCGGCGTGGCGCTGCATATGACCGGCGGCGTGTCACCGATGGTTGAACAGATGCCGAAATTTTACTGGACCTGGGATGGCAACGTCGGCGCGGGTACGATTTTCGCCTGGCTTATCGGTACTATCGGCTCGATTTTCTGTACCCAGTTCGTTATCCAGGCGATTTCCTCAACGAAAAGCGCCGCCTCAGCGAAGCGTGCTACCTGGATCGCCTTTATCTTCTGTCTGCCGATCGCTATCGCTATCGCCATTATCGGCGTAGCAGCAAAATATCTGCACCCCAACATCAACAGCCTCTACGCTCTGCCGGTCTTCCTCCAGGATATGAGTCCGTGGCTGGCAGGCCTGGTCACCACCTCGCTGGTCGCCTCCATTTTCGTGAGCGTCAGTACCGTTGCGCTGGCTATCGCCTCGCTGATCGTCAAAGATTTTTATGTGCCGATGCGTAATCCGACGCCGGAACGTGAATTTAAAATGACGCGCTGGCTGTCGCTGGCAATCGGCTTCCTGCCGCTGCTGTTTGTCCTGTTTGTCCCGGAAGTGCTTAAGCTCTCTTTCTTTACCCGCGCCATTCGTCTGTCGATTTCCGTAGTAGCGATGATGGCGTTCTACCTGCCGTTCTTTAAAAGCACGCGCGGCGCTAACGCCGGACTGATCGGTGCCTGCGTCGTAACCTCGGTGTGGTATCTGCTGGGCGATCCGTTCGGCGTCAACAATATGTATATCGCCCTGATTACCCCGGCGATCATTATGGGGCTGGATCACCTTATCCCGCAGAAACAGCCGGTAGAAAAAAACAAACGTAATATGCAAAACAGTGGAGCCTGA